The following proteins come from a genomic window of Canis aureus isolate CA01 chromosome 3, VMU_Caureus_v.1.0, whole genome shotgun sequence:
- the SDHD gene encoding succinate dehydrogenase [ubiquinone] cytochrome b small subunit, mitochondrial isoform X1 has protein sequence MASLWRLSVLCGAQGGRALFLRIPVVRPAHVSAFLQDQPAPGWCRTQHIHLSPNHYSGSKAASLHWTGERVVSVLLLGLIPAAYLNPGSAMDYSLAAALTLHSHWGLGQVVTDYVRGDGLQKAVKAGVLALSALTFAGLCYFNYHDVGICKAVAMLWKL, from the exons ATGGCGAGTCTCTGGAGGCTGAGCGTCCTGTGCGGAGCTCAAGGAGGCCGAG CTCTGTTTCTCCGAATCCCAGTGGTCAGACCTGCTCATGTTTCAGCATTTCTCCAGGACCAGCCTGCCCCAGGATGGTGTAGAACCCAGCACATTCACCTGTCACCCAACCActact CTGGTTCCAAGGCTGCATCTCTCCACTGGACTGGTGAGAGGGTTGTCAGTGTTTTGCTCCTGGGCCTAATTCCAGCTGCttatttgaatcctggctctgcgaTGGACTACTCCCTGGCTGCGGCCCTCACTCTCCACAGTCACTG gggcCTTGGACAAGTGGTTACTGACTATGTTCGAGGGGATGGTTTGCAGAAAGCTGTCAAGGCAGGCGTTTTGGCACTCTCAGCTTTAACCTTTGCTGGGCTTTGTTATTTCAACTACCATGATGTGGGCATCTGCAAAGCTGTTGCCATGCTGTGGAAGCTCTGA
- the NKAPD1 gene encoding uncharacterized protein NKAPD1 isoform X1, which produces MSRVPLGKVLLRNVIRHTDAHNKIQEESDMWKIRELEKQMEDAYRGTRRKMLPSSSSRMRSDGFDEESQRDYWRPKNEISGALEDDFLKAKSWNKKLYDYEANMPDRWGHSGYKELYPEEFETDSSDQQDITNGKKTSPQVKSSTHESHKHKKSKKSHKKKQKKKSHKKQKKSKKEATDITADSSSEFSEETGTSSTRKRKQPHKRKKKSRKKSLKKSALFLDAESDTSQSDDSASSSSEEGEERETKKTKRKKSEKNVHIPLVNNEIQERTNKRTNWKVATDERSAESSEED; this is translated from the exons ATGTCCCGTGTTCCACTGGGGAAAGTCCTCCTGAGGAATGTCATCCGGCACACAGATGCTCACAATAAG attcAGGAGGAATCAGATATGTGGAAAATAAGAGAACTGGAGAAACAGATGGAAGATGCTTACCGGGGGACCAGGAGGAAAATGTTACCCAGTAGTTCAAG CCGGATGCGTAGTGATGGTTTTGATGAAGAAAGTCAAAGAGACTATTGGAGGCCAAAGAATGAAATTTCTGGGGCACTGGAAGATGATTTTCTTAAGGCTAAATCCTGGAACAAGAAGTTATATGATTATGAAGCTAATATGCCGGACAG ATGGGGTCACAGTGGTTATAAAGAGTTATACCCTGAAGAATTTGAAACAGACAG TAGTGATCAGCAAGATATtaccaatggaaaaaaaacatcTCCTCAAGTAAAATCATCTACCCACGAGTCTCACAAACACAAGAAGTCAAAGAAATCCcacaaaaaaaagcagaaaaaaaagtcacacaaaaaacagaagaaaagcaaaaaagaagcCACAGATATAACAGCAGATTCCTCAAGTGAGTTCTCGGAAGAAACCGGGACTTCTAGTACCAGGAAAAGGAAACAACCACATAAGCGCAAGAAAAAATCCAGGAAAAAGTCTCTCAAAAAATCTGCTTTATTCTTGGATGCAGAAAGTGACACTTCCCAGTCGGATGATTCTGCATCCAGCAGTTCTGAGGAAGGTGAGGAAAGAGAGACtaagaaaaccaaaaggaaaaagagcgAGAAAAATGTTCACATCCCTCTAGTTAACAATGAAATACAAGAGAGGACAAATAAACGCACAAATTGGAAAGTGGCTACAGATGAAAGGTCTGCAGAGAGTTCAGAGGAGGATTAG
- the PIH1D2 gene encoding PIH1 domain-containing protein 2 isoform X2, producing MIWLKVILRAIKSSFSSSSKKGKSSVLPQNHSSVYKAGSWSVALKPKEKVLFINLCQWKRIPAPQSATHPVLISVGKPEDMSETSDVYTVISVAYNPDVLQAAEKDQVKKDQLIRMAMKCIEEKFQFTLSHSYSITKFRIKGSIERMKQNLMGMQAHPTDLREKMRKELTFEEISSTLSNPDHFQLLLPKGEVSSKKRCLIEEISSTEIQVEMKEPTYELKIVADQKEKPQKIEIKVELPGINSVSLCDLSVSEDDLLIEVSEKYRLHLNLPESVNTEMTTAKFIKEKATLIITMPLV from the exons ATGATCTGGCTGAAAGTGATCCTGAGAGCTATAAAAAGTTCATTCAGCAGCAGCTCAAAGAAGGGAAAGAGCTCTGTGCTGCCCCAGAACCACAGCTCTGTCTACAAAGCAGGATCCTGGTCTGTCGCCTTG aaaccaaaggaaaaagtACTTTTTATTAACCTGTGTCAGTGGAAAAGGATCCCAGCTCCTCAATCAGCCACTCATCCAGTACTTATAAGTGTTGGCAAACCAGAAGATATGTCTGAGACATCAG ATGTTTATACAGTCATCAGTGTTGCCTACAATCCTGATGTTCTCCAGGCAGCAGAAAAGGACCAAGTGAAAAAAGACCAGTTAATACGGATGGCCATGAAATGCATTGAGGAAAAATTCCAATTCACTCTCTCACACTCTTACAGTATCActaaatttagaataaaaggaAGCATTGAAAGGATGAAACAAAatctgatgggaatgcaagctcaCCCTACagatttaagagagaaaatgagaaagg AACTAACCTTTGAAGAGATAAGTAGTACTCTGAGCAATCCAGATCACTTTCAACTTTTATTGCCAAAAGGCGAAGTTTCAAGCAAAAAAAGATGTCTGATTGAGGAGATTTCCAGTACAGAGATCCAGGTAGAGATGAAGGAACCAACCTATGAATTAAAAATTGTGGCTGACCAGAAGGAGAAACCtcagaaaattgaaataaaagttGAATTACCTGGTATTAATTCAGTGTCTCTCTGTGACCTTAGTGTTTCTGAG gaTGATTTATTGATTGAGGTCTCTGAGAAGTACAGATTACATCTGAATCTTCCGGAATCTGTGAATACTGAAATGACTACAGCCAAATTTATCAAAGAGAAAGCTACATTAATCATCACAATGCCATTGGTATAA
- the PIH1D2 gene encoding PIH1 domain-containing protein 2 isoform X3: MESSSKGRLTQVTQLWNLLDDLAESDPESYKKFIQQQLKEGKELCAAPEPQLCLQSRILKPKEKVLFINLCQWKRIPAPQSATHPVLISVGKPEDMSETSDVYTVISVAYNPDVLQAAEKDQVKKDQLIRMAMKCIEEKFQFTLSHSYSITKFRIKGSIERMKQNLMGMQAHPTDLREKMRKGEVSSKKRCLIEEISSTEIQVEMKEPTYELKIVADQKEKPQKIEIKVELPGINSVSLCDLSVSEDDLLIEVSEKYRLHLNLPESVNTEMTTAKFIKEKATLIITMPLV, encoded by the exons ATGGAGTCTTCCTCAAAGGGTCGGCTCACCCAGGTTACTCAGCTCTGGAACCTCCTAGATGATCTGGCTGAAAGTGATCCTGAGAGCTATAAAAAGTTCATTCAGCAGCAGCTCAAAGAAGGGAAAGAGCTCTGTGCTGCCCCAGAACCACAGCTCTGTCTACAAAGCAGGATCCTG aaaccaaaggaaaaagtACTTTTTATTAACCTGTGTCAGTGGAAAAGGATCCCAGCTCCTCAATCAGCCACTCATCCAGTACTTATAAGTGTTGGCAAACCAGAAGATATGTCTGAGACATCAG ATGTTTATACAGTCATCAGTGTTGCCTACAATCCTGATGTTCTCCAGGCAGCAGAAAAGGACCAAGTGAAAAAAGACCAGTTAATACGGATGGCCATGAAATGCATTGAGGAAAAATTCCAATTCACTCTCTCACACTCTTACAGTATCActaaatttagaataaaaggaAGCATTGAAAGGATGAAACAAAatctgatgggaatgcaagctcaCCCTACagatttaagagagaaaatgagaaagg GCGAAGTTTCAAGCAAAAAAAGATGTCTGATTGAGGAGATTTCCAGTACAGAGATCCAGGTAGAGATGAAGGAACCAACCTATGAATTAAAAATTGTGGCTGACCAGAAGGAGAAACCtcagaaaattgaaataaaagttGAATTACCTGGTATTAATTCAGTGTCTCTCTGTGACCTTAGTGTTTCTGAG gaTGATTTATTGATTGAGGTCTCTGAGAAGTACAGATTACATCTGAATCTTCCGGAATCTGTGAATACTGAAATGACTACAGCCAAATTTATCAAAGAGAAAGCTACATTAATCATCACAATGCCATTGGTATAA
- the SDHD gene encoding succinate dehydrogenase [ubiquinone] cytochrome b small subunit, mitochondrial isoform X2 encodes MASLWRLSVLCGAQGGRALFLRIPVVRPAHVSAFLQDQPAPGWCRTQHIHLSPNHYWALDKWLLTMFEGMVCRKLSRQAFWHSQL; translated from the exons ATGGCGAGTCTCTGGAGGCTGAGCGTCCTGTGCGGAGCTCAAGGAGGCCGAG CTCTGTTTCTCCGAATCCCAGTGGTCAGACCTGCTCATGTTTCAGCATTTCTCCAGGACCAGCCTGCCCCAGGATGGTGTAGAACCCAGCACATTCACCTGTCACCCAACCActact gggcCTTGGACAAGTGGTTACTGACTATGTTCGAGGGGATGGTTTGCAGAAAGCTGTCAAGGCAGGCGTTTTGGCACTCTCAGCTTTAA
- the TIMM8B gene encoding mitochondrial import inner membrane translocase subunit Tim8 B: MRAHARREAPRCRRTMAELGEADEAELQRLVAAEQQKAQFTAQVHHFMELCWDKCVEKPGNRLDSRTENCLSSCVDRFIDTTLAITSRFAQIVQKGGQ; encoded by the exons ATGCGCGCACACGCTCGGCGGGAGGCCCCGCGCTGCAGGCGGACGATGGCGGAGCTGGGTGAGGCGGACGAGGCGGAGTTGCAGCGCCTGGTGGCGGCCGAACAGCAGAAGGCGCAGTTCACTGCACAG gTGCATCACTTCATGGAGCTGTGCTGGGATAAATGTGTGGAGAAGCCAGGGAATCGCCTAGACTCTCGCACGGAGAATTGTCTCTCGAGCTGTGTGGACCGCTTCATTGACACTACTCTTGCCATCACCAGCCGGTTTGCCCAGATTGTCCAGAAAGGAGGGCAGTAG
- the PIH1D2 gene encoding PIH1 domain-containing protein 2 isoform X1 — translation MESSSKGRLTQVTQLWNLLDDLAESDPESYKKFIQQQLKEGKELCAAPEPQLCLQSRILKPKEKVLFINLCQWKRIPAPQSATHPVLISVGKPEDMSETSDVYTVISVAYNPDVLQAAEKDQVKKDQLIRMAMKCIEEKFQFTLSHSYSITKFRIKGSIERMKQNLMGMQAHPTDLREKMRKELTFEEISSTLSNPDHFQLLLPKGEVSSKKRCLIEEISSTEIQVEMKEPTYELKIVADQKEKPQKIEIKVELPGINSVSLCDLSVSEDDLLIEVSEKYRLHLNLPESVNTEMTTAKFIKEKATLIITMPLV, via the exons ATGGAGTCTTCCTCAAAGGGTCGGCTCACCCAGGTTACTCAGCTCTGGAACCTCCTAGATGATCTGGCTGAAAGTGATCCTGAGAGCTATAAAAAGTTCATTCAGCAGCAGCTCAAAGAAGGGAAAGAGCTCTGTGCTGCCCCAGAACCACAGCTCTGTCTACAAAGCAGGATCCTG aaaccaaaggaaaaagtACTTTTTATTAACCTGTGTCAGTGGAAAAGGATCCCAGCTCCTCAATCAGCCACTCATCCAGTACTTATAAGTGTTGGCAAACCAGAAGATATGTCTGAGACATCAG ATGTTTATACAGTCATCAGTGTTGCCTACAATCCTGATGTTCTCCAGGCAGCAGAAAAGGACCAAGTGAAAAAAGACCAGTTAATACGGATGGCCATGAAATGCATTGAGGAAAAATTCCAATTCACTCTCTCACACTCTTACAGTATCActaaatttagaataaaaggaAGCATTGAAAGGATGAAACAAAatctgatgggaatgcaagctcaCCCTACagatttaagagagaaaatgagaaagg AACTAACCTTTGAAGAGATAAGTAGTACTCTGAGCAATCCAGATCACTTTCAACTTTTATTGCCAAAAGGCGAAGTTTCAAGCAAAAAAAGATGTCTGATTGAGGAGATTTCCAGTACAGAGATCCAGGTAGAGATGAAGGAACCAACCTATGAATTAAAAATTGTGGCTGACCAGAAGGAGAAACCtcagaaaattgaaataaaagttGAATTACCTGGTATTAATTCAGTGTCTCTCTGTGACCTTAGTGTTTCTGAG gaTGATTTATTGATTGAGGTCTCTGAGAAGTACAGATTACATCTGAATCTTCCGGAATCTGTGAATACTGAAATGACTACAGCCAAATTTATCAAAGAGAAAGCTACATTAATCATCACAATGCCATTGGTATAA
- the NKAPD1 gene encoding uncharacterized protein NKAPD1 isoform X2: protein MSRVPLGKVLLRNVIRHTDAHNKIQEESDMWKIRELEKQMEDAYRGTRRKMLPSSSSRMRSDGFDEESQRDYWRPKNEISGALEDDFLKAKSWNKKLYDYEANMPDRWGHSGYKELYPEEFETDSDQQDITNGKKTSPQVKSSTHESHKHKKSKKSHKKKQKKKSHKKQKKSKKEATDITADSSSEFSEETGTSSTRKRKQPHKRKKKSRKKSLKKSALFLDAESDTSQSDDSASSSSEEGEERETKKTKRKKSEKNVHIPLVNNEIQERTNKRTNWKVATDERSAESSEED, encoded by the exons ATGTCCCGTGTTCCACTGGGGAAAGTCCTCCTGAGGAATGTCATCCGGCACACAGATGCTCACAATAAG attcAGGAGGAATCAGATATGTGGAAAATAAGAGAACTGGAGAAACAGATGGAAGATGCTTACCGGGGGACCAGGAGGAAAATGTTACCCAGTAGTTCAAG CCGGATGCGTAGTGATGGTTTTGATGAAGAAAGTCAAAGAGACTATTGGAGGCCAAAGAATGAAATTTCTGGGGCACTGGAAGATGATTTTCTTAAGGCTAAATCCTGGAACAAGAAGTTATATGATTATGAAGCTAATATGCCGGACAG ATGGGGTCACAGTGGTTATAAAGAGTTATACCCTGAAGAATTTGAAACAGACAG TGATCAGCAAGATATtaccaatggaaaaaaaacatcTCCTCAAGTAAAATCATCTACCCACGAGTCTCACAAACACAAGAAGTCAAAGAAATCCcacaaaaaaaagcagaaaaaaaagtcacacaaaaaacagaagaaaagcaaaaaagaagcCACAGATATAACAGCAGATTCCTCAAGTGAGTTCTCGGAAGAAACCGGGACTTCTAGTACCAGGAAAAGGAAACAACCACATAAGCGCAAGAAAAAATCCAGGAAAAAGTCTCTCAAAAAATCTGCTTTATTCTTGGATGCAGAAAGTGACACTTCCCAGTCGGATGATTCTGCATCCAGCAGTTCTGAGGAAGGTGAGGAAAGAGAGACtaagaaaaccaaaaggaaaaagagcgAGAAAAATGTTCACATCCCTCTAGTTAACAATGAAATACAAGAGAGGACAAATAAACGCACAAATTGGAAAGTGGCTACAGATGAAAGGTCTGCAGAGAGTTCAGAGGAGGATTAG
- the PIH1D2 gene encoding PIH1 domain-containing protein 2 isoform X4, whose amino-acid sequence MQTLTTLPSARAGVKAEKPKEKVLFINLCQWKRIPAPQSATHPVLISVGKPEDMSETSDVYTVISVAYNPDVLQAAEKDQVKKDQLIRMAMKCIEEKFQFTLSHSYSITKFRIKGSIERMKQNLMGMQAHPTDLREKMRKELTFEEISSTLSNPDHFQLLLPKGEVSSKKRCLIEEISSTEIQVEMKEPTYELKIVADQKEKPQKIEIKVELPGINSVSLCDLSVSEDDLLIEVSEKYRLHLNLPESVNTEMTTAKFIKEKATLIITMPLV is encoded by the exons ATGCAGACTTTGACCACTCTACCCTCCGCGCGGGCGGGGGTCAAGGCAGAG aaaccaaaggaaaaagtACTTTTTATTAACCTGTGTCAGTGGAAAAGGATCCCAGCTCCTCAATCAGCCACTCATCCAGTACTTATAAGTGTTGGCAAACCAGAAGATATGTCTGAGACATCAG ATGTTTATACAGTCATCAGTGTTGCCTACAATCCTGATGTTCTCCAGGCAGCAGAAAAGGACCAAGTGAAAAAAGACCAGTTAATACGGATGGCCATGAAATGCATTGAGGAAAAATTCCAATTCACTCTCTCACACTCTTACAGTATCActaaatttagaataaaaggaAGCATTGAAAGGATGAAACAAAatctgatgggaatgcaagctcaCCCTACagatttaagagagaaaatgagaaagg AACTAACCTTTGAAGAGATAAGTAGTACTCTGAGCAATCCAGATCACTTTCAACTTTTATTGCCAAAAGGCGAAGTTTCAAGCAAAAAAAGATGTCTGATTGAGGAGATTTCCAGTACAGAGATCCAGGTAGAGATGAAGGAACCAACCTATGAATTAAAAATTGTGGCTGACCAGAAGGAGAAACCtcagaaaattgaaataaaagttGAATTACCTGGTATTAATTCAGTGTCTCTCTGTGACCTTAGTGTTTCTGAG gaTGATTTATTGATTGAGGTCTCTGAGAAGTACAGATTACATCTGAATCTTCCGGAATCTGTGAATACTGAAATGACTACAGCCAAATTTATCAAAGAGAAAGCTACATTAATCATCACAATGCCATTGGTATAA